From one Phycodurus eques isolate BA_2022a chromosome 19, UOR_Pequ_1.1, whole genome shotgun sequence genomic stretch:
- the gfra1b gene encoding GDNF family receptor alpha-1b, giving the protein MILTTFAFLLSFPDLVSSLKGVGVGGGAAAAAGSGARLDCVKASEQCLKEATCSTKYRTMRQCVAGRQSSLSAAHAAAVAAPEAQGECRSAMEAMKQNPLNRCRCRRGMKKEKNCLRIFWSIYQSLQGNDLLEYSPYEPVNSRLSDIFRLAPIIAAEAASTKENNCLNAAKACNLNDTCKKYRSAYINPCTSRVSASEVCNKRKCHKALRHFFDKVPTKYSYDMLFCSCPAGDQTACAERRRQTIVPACSYEDKDKANCLSLQNACKTNYICKSRLADFISSCQPEAHSISGCLRENYADCLLAYSGLIGTVITPNYERSLGIRLSPWCDCSSSGNNKPECEKFVEFFAGNRCLRNAIQAFGNGTDVGVWRPQPPVETTAALGKDASADVADALTGMSELDQDGDATHHVCRTLQAQKLLSNRTEDSTLCAAGDSNAVARSSSAELPRLRAWSLLQPLAFAFTATTTFQLGGVPLS; this is encoded by the exons ATGATTTTAACAACTTTTGCCTTCCTCTTGTCATTTCccg ACTTGGTGTCCAGCTTGAAGGGGGTCGGGGTCGGCGgcggtgctgctgctgctgccggtTCGGGTGCGCGTTTGGACTGCGTCAAGGCCAGCGAGCAGTGCCTGAAGGAGGCCACCTGCAGCACCAAGTACCGCACCATGAGGCAGTGCGTGGCCGGCAGGCAGAGCAGCCTGAGCGCCGCGCACGCCGCGGCCGTGGCCGCTCCGGAGGCGCAGGGCGAGTGCCGCAGCGCCATGGAGGCCATGAAGCAGAACCCCCTCAACCGTTGCAGGTGCCGGAGGGGcatgaagaaggagaagaactGCCTGCGCATCTTTTGGAGCATTTATCAGAGTTTACAGG GGAATGATTTATTGGAATACTCACCATACGAGCCAGTCAACAGCCGCCTTTCGGATATCTTTCGCTTGGCTCCCATCATTGCGG CCGAGGCGGCGTCCACCAAGGAGAACAACTGTCTGAACGCGGCCAAGGCGTGCAACCTCAACGACACGTGCAAGAAGTACCGCTCGGCGTACATCAACCCGTGCACCAGCCGGGTGTCGGCGTCCGAGGTGTGCAACAAGCGCAAATGCCACAAGGCGCTGCGTCACTTCTTTGACAAG GTGCCGACTAAATACAGCTACGACATGCTTTTCTGCTCGTGTCCGGCGGGCGACCAGACGGCGTGCGCCGAACGCCGCCGCCAGACCATTGTGCCCGCGTGCTCCTACGAGGACAAGGACAAGGCCAACTGTTTGTCTCTGCAGAACGCCTGCAAGACCAACTACATTTGCAA GTCTCGACTGGCAGATTTCATTAGCAGCTGTCAGCCAGAAGCTCACTCCATATCCGGCTGTCTGCGGGAGAACTACGCCGACTGTCTGCTCGCCTACTCTGGCCTCATCG GCACGGTGATCACGCCCAACTACGAGCGGTCCCTGGGCATTCGCCTGTCGCCGTGGTGCGACTGCAGCAGCAGCGGCAACAACAAGCCCGAGTGCGAGAAATTCGTGGAGTTCTTCGCCGGCAACCGATGCCTAC GGAACGCCATCCAGGCATTCGGCAACGGTACCGACGTCGGAGTGTGGCGGCCTCAGCCCCCCGTCGAGACCACCGCGGCGTTGGGGAAAGACGCAAGCGCCGATGTGGCGGACGCGCTCACCGGGATGAGCGAACTGGACCAGGACGGTGACGCGACGCATCACGTTTGCAGGACTTTACAG GCACAAAAACTGCTGTCCAATCGTACGGAGGATTCTACTTTGTGTGCG GCGGGCGACTCGAACGCCGTCGCGAGGAGCTCATCGGCCGAACTCCCCCGTCTGCGCGCGTGGAGTCTGCTGCAGCCTCTGGCCTTTGCCTTCACGGCGACGACAACGTTCCAGCTCGGAGGAGTCCCGCTCTCGTAG